The following DNA comes from Ptychodera flava strain L36383 chromosome 23 unlocalized genomic scaffold, AS_Pfla_20210202 Scaffold_24__1_contigs__length_23054250_pilon, whole genome shotgun sequence.
TTCTTTGTCACTTTCGTCTTCAGAAATCAGCTCATTGGCTACTTCTTGCAATGTTTCCTGGGGCATCTCAGTTAGATGTAACGTTTTACACCTGTTCTTTCTTCCAGGTGGCCGGCCTCGCTTCCTTTTGACTGGACTTGGTGTCGTCTCAACAGCTCTCTTTGGTGATGGCTGTTTTCGTCTACGTGTTCGCCCTACAATAATTGGGGGATCTTTACTCTGAACACTGTGCACTGGGCTATCAACACACTGCAGGTGTGACTTGTCATTCACTGACTGTTCACCAGACACTGCTGCATCTGTGGTTGAAGCATAATGGGTAAAAAGCAACTGGTAAAAACAGAATCCATTGACCCTTACATGACAATGAGAATTCAACCATCTGTTCACCTCCATTATATGTTATTTTTTCCAATTCACTGCAATTTTCAGTGTTTATATTTGCCCAAACTTGGCATAAAAGACAACAACATGATAGGCATAGGCTTACTGATTAAAACTACGTGAATTTAAGACCCTGTCCTGCGTATAGTAATACTGTACGGGTGCTGAAAAGTTGTATGCTGAAAAGGTGTAAAAGCTATTATGAAACAAAACGGGGGCCTTTGTTCATAGTGAATTGTTACATATGGACTATTTGTAACATTTCTTTACTCTTTGggtcaatttgaaatttctggaaatCTCTTTGCATGAAGCCCCATACCAATATGAGCAATGAGTCAAAATTTTCATGGGTCAGAGGAAATGTTGTGGCACTACACATCAATATAGATTGGAGGGAAATCTTATCCTTTTGAAACTGTGTTTGCGGTCAAAAAAAGTACTCTGAATTTCCTTGTCTGCAGGATTATTTGTCTTTAAAAGCCCATAAGCTTTATCTTTTTGCACTTTTTTGGGAGAAGATGGTATGAAATCAAAATGCAACTTATGTCAAAGTGCTTACCATATGTGACCTCAGAACATTTTTGGAAGTACACCTTAGATTTGGAAGTACACCTTAGATTTAAcaagaaaatggccgccataccggTATTATACACATGTTAAGGGCATAAATTTAATTGATCGAATCCATCATCAAGGATTGAAACAGTGAAATTTTCCATAATAATATGGCTTAATAAGAGAAATTCAAAACGTCTCCTTGAtgctttcatgaaatattttggtaagcaaaatacaaaaaaatacagctaTCGGTACTGGGTTTTAAGGTTGGAAACAAAAGTACAGTGGTAAGGAATATAAAAAGTGTTACCTCCATTTTCAAGACACAACTTTTCTTTCAGCTTTGAAGCAAACTTGTCTGTTTCCACACCGATGAGTACATCCTTGTGATGTGCATGGAGTCCCTTGTCAAAGTATTGTTCAAGAAGTCATTGGTGCCGTACACGAGGGCATTACTGTCAGAGTCAACCACTTTTAGAAACACTTCACAGCTGATTGATTTCACCAAATCATATACCTGAAGACATGACAGCAAAGAGATATCAGAAATACTTGAGTATTTTGATGTTATCAAAACATATAGTACTAATGATGGGAAATTTATTGATCCAAGTTAAAAGAAATAGATTTTTGaccttttttgaatttttggcaattttggtGGTGCTACATGTATGAAGCGCTATGTTGTTGCATGTTAATTATTATGACTGATATATGGCAACTAACATACCAAAAGATTAAGTGACACCCGACGCTTCATTGCCAAAGCTATCCTATAAGCCTCTGTTCGGTCACTGCAATTATAGCAGATTTCAATCGACCTTAGAAATACAGTACTGTATATGGTATATACCATCCACACACGCAGCGTGCATGGAACCCACAATTTGATATCTACCACACACCATACATCAGAAAGTCTGATAGATGTGATGCCATCTCATTTGACTAATTTACATGACGATATGTGTATGGTGGTCATTTAGAGcttgaaagaattttaaaatgaacccccacaagtggaatatcagaaaagaattgtaatagTTGAgattccaaatatctgtccccaaggcgcgatAGCTACCTTAGCAAAGCAATATACCGTACAGTAGACAGACAAAGCACGGCAGTATCACTGGAGATACAGTCAATTCTATACAGGAGACGTGCGTAGAGATCTTCAAGAACAAAAGTCATGAGTAAAGCAGAGAAGGCTTACCATTTGGAAGACATGATTAATCAGTTTTTCTTTCTGACTTCTGTCCAGTCCTGCTGAAGATTCTTGACTATCCACTTCTTGCTCTGGTCTGTTCAGGACAATTTCTGGTCTTTTCAGGATAGATTCTTGTCTACCACCAACAGTTTCTGGTCTGGTCGGAATATCTTCTGGTCTGTTCAGAACAGCTCCTCCTCTATTCAGGATAGATACTGGTGTAGATGTATTAGCATTTGGTCtactttgaacattttctgGTCTATTCAGACTTGTGTCTGATACATCTTTTGGTCTATTCAGAACAGTTTCTGGTCTATTAAGAATAGATTCTGGTCTATCAAGAGCACATCCCAATTCACACTGAATATCTTCTCTATTCAGGACAGCTTCTCTACTTAGGCTTCCTACTGGTCTATTCAGAACAGCTTCTGGTCTATTCAAGATTGATTCTGGTTCTGCATGAGCAGAGTTCTCTTGATCGATCTCACTTCCATTGTCACAGTCTTCTGTTCTTTCTGCACTAACTTCAGTCTGACTACATGAATGTTCTGGTCTATTTGCAGTTTGCCTTTCACTATCTGCTGTGTTTCTCTGGTGATCAGTTGAATTTTGCGGCCTGTTATTGTCTGCAGATGGTTCGTTCAAAACCTCGGGCTCCCCCTCCCATTCAAAATTTGGTCTGCTGCTTGTATGGTTAAGATTATGCAGCGTAGATTCAGATTTATCCTGTGAAAGGTCCTGTCTGTGCAGGGTGTGTTCCTGTCTCTGAGTGGTATGTTCTGCCCGAACTGTATACTCTGGCATATATGGTGAAGACACTGGCCCACTGTCAGAATATTCCATTCTGTTCTGGGTATGACCTGGTCCACTGCTCACTAGTTTCTGTCCTCCTATCGAGTGCTCTTTTCTACTTTTATAGAATTCTGGTCTATTGATGCTGTCTGCTGGCGTACTCATCAGAAGCATCCGTCTCTCTACTGGTTGTTCCGTCTCTCAGTGGAACATGCCAATCTATTCTGGGTACTTTCTTGTCTGTTCATCACAACCTCTGGTTTGTCCATAGCAAAACCTGGTCTATTTGTGTATTCTGGTCTATTCAAGATGTGTTCAAGTCTATTGCCCTGTTGATCAACTGTATATTCTTGTCTACTTGAATACTGAGCGCTATGTAAAGTGCAATCTGACCTGGTTTCTTGGTGGTCTATTGAATGTTCTTGTCCACTCCTATATTCTGGTCTATTCATTATATATTCTTGTCTCTCCAGCATGTATTCTGGTCTCTGTAGAGGTCTTCCATCTACTGAATGTTCTGGTCTACTACTTGTGTATTCTACTCTATCTGCCCCATGTTCCTGTCTATCCACTATATAACCTTGTCTATTCACTAGACTCTGTGGTCTATTCGTCGGGTAATTTGAAGGATCCATGGCCAGGACTTCAAGCACCACTTAAAGTTTACCCTTAGCCTTCTATGGAGATCACTAATTTCTTCAAggaacaaacagaaaaataaaaggcATTGTTAGTGTATTTCAAATTCCACAGAACCCTTTCTTCCCAGTTCAACACAATGGGGCTTATCTATGCTACAGCATAAACCATGGGACTAAACCGAGCTGTGGTGGTGGGGGGAAGAGGGGATTGTTACAATACAAACCTATGGGCTTAAAATCACATTTTATGTTATATTCATGTACACCTGAAAAAGTATTCTTTATTATGCCCACAGTGACCATTTGCGGAACTGCCAGGTTGTGTTTTCTTTTGATGTACATGCAGTTTCAAAAGCTCCTACAAGCAGAAATGTGCGCCCTCTATGGTCTATCTGACCCTGTGTTTGAAATCAGAAGAGTGGTGGAGGCATTTTAAGGTAGAAattgtgccttggggacagatatttggactctcaaacttttacgattcttttctgacaaacaacttgtgggggctcattttaaagctcttatagtaagaaaattttcaccttcttgattttcgaaaatcgataATTTTAGTTTTCGCAATATaagtaacacagggatggcagccgtttttaatttcaaatatcagtaaatgttaggtcaCGTGTTCCTCTCGTACAAATCTTTgaatggtgacccctgatttttattcttgatttggtgagaggcTGATTGAAGGCTTCATTGAGTgacgtttgaacaaaagtttaagtctttcacttttgaggcgcttACTTCCTCAATGAAAATACCATGAAAAAAACCGAACACCTTGAAGTCCGACTCATGTTTGATACAGTAACAACAATATTGCAGAGTAGGCACTAAATGGCCATTTGCATGTCATCTTCAATGATACATGGGGGTCAGGGGGGTTATAACTTTAAGATGAAAATGCATAATACCCTCTTCCAACAAAAAAGGAACCCGGTGGGGACTTAGTGTTAGCCTGTTGTGCTGTCTCAGCCTAATTACTCCATCACTTTTGTAGTGCTGCGGGCAGCTCTTCCTGTACGATTTCTTCTTACAAGATCTTCTTTGAATCTTATAGGATTCTCATAAG
Coding sequences within:
- the LOC139124955 gene encoding uncharacterized protein, with the protein product MLLMSTPADSINRPEFYKSRKEHSIGGQKLVSSGPGHTQNRMEYSDSGPVSSPYMPEYTVRAEHTTQRQEHTLHRQDLSQDKSESTLHNLNHTSSRPNFEWEGEPEVLNEPSADNNRPQNSTDHQRNTADSERQTANRPEHSCSQTEVSAERTEDCDNGSEIDQENSAHAEPESILNRPEAVLNRPVGSLSREAVLNREDIQCELGCALDRPESILNRPETVLNRPKDVSDTSLNRPENVQSRPNANTSTPVSILNRGGAVLNRPEDIPTRPETVGGRQESILKRPEIVLNRPEQEVDSQESSAGLDRSQKEKLINHVFQMVYDLVKSISCEVFLKVVDSDSNALVYGTNDFLNNTLTRDSMHITRMYSSVWKQTSLLQS